The following are encoded in a window of Arthrobacter sp. NicSoilB4 genomic DNA:
- a CDS encoding GH1 family beta-glucosidase, translating into MTVQDSVAVQALAARLRPDFQLGVASAAFQIEGSLAAGGRGPSGWDAFVEKPGSILDGHSPAVACDHYNRTPEDVELMRTLGIDSYRFSISWPRIQPDGTGPFNSQGLDFYDRLIDRLLEAGISPMATLYHWDTPLPLEHRGGWLNRSTAERFAEYSAAAGSRFGDRVAQWVTLNEPVSVTLNGYALGVHAPGHDLLFDALPAVHHQLLGHGLAVQALRAESVSGTVGVTNLHSPVRPASRSVTDRFLANIFDLVLNRVYADPILLGRYPKIPLIAKPWFRSLGKISDADLRTIQQPLDFYGLNYYYPVKVATGRGAGESPAGHTDAMLKMPFHLAAFPEYTKTGFGWPVAPDHLGPLLRELKDRYGDALPPLYITESGASFPEPDHVTGPIADVERISYIASHLGHAVDATAPGGIAEDVDLLGYYVWTLMDNFEWAAGYSQRFGLVHVDFDTQERTPKDSYYWYQALSRARKG; encoded by the coding sequence ACCCTCCGGCTGGGACGCCTTCGTCGAAAAGCCGGGCAGCATCCTGGACGGGCACTCCCCCGCCGTCGCCTGCGACCACTACAACCGCACGCCCGAGGACGTCGAACTGATGCGCACCCTCGGCATCGACTCCTACCGCTTCTCCATTTCCTGGCCGCGGATCCAGCCGGACGGCACCGGACCGTTCAACAGCCAGGGGCTCGACTTCTACGACCGGCTCATCGACCGGCTGCTCGAGGCCGGCATCTCCCCGATGGCGACCCTGTACCACTGGGACACCCCCCTTCCGCTGGAGCACCGGGGCGGCTGGTTGAACCGGTCCACTGCTGAACGCTTCGCCGAGTACAGCGCGGCGGCGGGCAGCCGGTTCGGCGACCGCGTCGCCCAGTGGGTCACGCTCAACGAACCGGTATCCGTCACCCTTAACGGCTATGCCCTCGGGGTCCATGCCCCGGGCCATGACCTGCTCTTCGACGCCTTGCCCGCAGTCCACCATCAGCTCCTCGGCCACGGCCTCGCCGTGCAGGCGCTGCGGGCGGAGTCCGTCTCGGGCACCGTGGGCGTCACCAACCTGCATTCCCCTGTGCGGCCGGCCTCCCGCTCGGTGACGGACAGGTTCCTTGCCAACATCTTCGACCTGGTGCTTAACCGGGTGTACGCGGACCCGATCCTGCTGGGCCGGTACCCGAAGATTCCGCTCATCGCCAAGCCCTGGTTCCGTTCATTGGGGAAGATCTCCGACGCCGATCTGCGGACCATCCAGCAGCCTCTGGACTTCTACGGGCTGAACTATTACTACCCCGTGAAGGTCGCCACCGGACGGGGTGCGGGTGAAAGCCCGGCGGGACACACGGACGCGATGCTGAAGATGCCGTTCCATCTCGCGGCGTTCCCGGAATACACGAAGACGGGATTCGGCTGGCCGGTGGCTCCGGACCATTTGGGACCCCTGCTCCGGGAGTTGAAGGACAGGTATGGGGACGCTCTCCCGCCGCTGTACATCACCGAAAGCGGGGCCAGTTTCCCCGAGCCCGACCACGTGACCGGCCCCATCGCCGACGTGGAGCGGATCAGCTACATCGCGTCCCACCTGGGTCATGCCGTGGACGCTACAGCGCCCGGGGGGATCGCCGAGGACGTCGACCTGCTGGGGTACTACGTCTGGACCCTGATGGACAACTTCGAGTGGGCCGCCGGGTACTCCCAGCGCTTCGGCCTCGTCCACGTGGATTTCGACACGCAGGAACGCACACCCAAGGATTCGTACTACTGGTACCAGGCGCTCAGCAGGGCACGAAAAGGCTGA